A window from Acidobacteriota bacterium encodes these proteins:
- the asnB gene encoding asparagine synthase (glutamine-hydrolyzing) produces the protein MCGICGAVALTGPIAPEVRASVRRMAAALGHRGPDGDGFFADERAALGHRRLAIIDRAGGAQPMSNEDGTCRIVFNGEIYNHRDVRRRLLAHGHRFQTACDTEVIVHAYEQYGPDCVAHLEGMFAFAIYDQRDGSVLLARDRLGKKPLYHAVLNGVLHFASEIKALRASPAWDGTVDLGALETYFALGYQLAPRTIYRHVSQLEPGHWLRAKDGRVQVRRYWDVEQFGHDDRPTPLLLEDLTAELRSAVDARLESEVPLGAFLSGGVDSGLVVSFMAEANTSPVTTCTVGFGAAAHNELHAASLTAARFGTRHEAVTLEPDLDQVLDCIAASFDEPFADASAVPTYYVSQRARQHVTVALSGDGGDETFGGYDFRYVPHGLEAAARHLIPGGQLGTAGEWLGSVWPRHVPRPLRLGTTLQNLSRDPAVSYYMDLCFLKPAAVSRLLGWAPGTPLTDSPALAAVTDAYRRCPASDAVLKAQYADLKIYLPNDVLVKVDRMSMAHSLEVRCPLLDRRVVEAAFRIPTSRKMPRLAPKYLLREIARRRLPRQIAGLRKHGFTAPVAEWLRGRYAARFRDEVLTSRSLVLGLLDLAEVRRLFDEHCRGAADHSYALWAVWMLERWSRLSSATLGAPAASAMAPGLRRAAL, from the coding sequence ATGTGCGGCATCTGCGGCGCCGTCGCGCTCACCGGGCCGATCGCGCCGGAGGTTCGCGCCTCCGTGCGGCGGATGGCGGCGGCGCTCGGTCATCGGGGGCCGGACGGCGACGGCTTCTTCGCAGACGAGCGGGCCGCGCTCGGCCACCGGCGGCTCGCCATCATCGACCGCGCCGGCGGCGCGCAGCCGATGTCGAACGAGGACGGCACCTGCCGGATCGTCTTCAACGGAGAGATCTACAACCACCGGGACGTCCGGCGGAGGCTGCTCGCGCACGGCCACCGCTTCCAGACGGCATGCGACACGGAAGTCATCGTCCATGCGTACGAGCAGTACGGGCCGGACTGCGTCGCGCACCTCGAGGGCATGTTCGCGTTCGCCATCTACGACCAGCGCGACGGGTCCGTCCTGCTGGCGCGGGACCGCCTCGGGAAGAAGCCGCTCTACCACGCGGTCCTGAACGGCGTTCTTCATTTCGCGAGCGAGATCAAGGCCCTGCGGGCGAGTCCCGCGTGGGACGGCACGGTCGATCTTGGCGCCCTCGAGACGTATTTCGCCCTCGGGTACCAGCTCGCGCCGCGGACCATCTATCGTCACGTGTCGCAGCTCGAGCCCGGGCACTGGCTGCGCGCGAAAGACGGGCGCGTGCAGGTGCGCCGCTACTGGGATGTCGAACAGTTCGGTCACGACGACCGGCCCACGCCCTTGCTGCTCGAGGATCTGACCGCCGAACTGCGCAGCGCCGTGGACGCGCGCCTCGAGAGCGAGGTCCCGCTGGGCGCGTTCCTGTCCGGCGGCGTGGACTCGGGGCTGGTGGTGTCGTTCATGGCCGAGGCGAACACGTCTCCGGTCACGACCTGCACGGTGGGCTTCGGCGCCGCGGCTCACAACGAACTTCACGCCGCGTCGCTCACTGCTGCCAGGTTCGGCACCCGTCACGAAGCGGTCACGCTCGAGCCGGATCTCGACCAGGTCCTGGACTGCATTGCGGCGTCGTTCGACGAACCCTTCGCCGACGCGTCGGCGGTCCCGACCTACTACGTGTCGCAGCGCGCGCGGCAGCACGTGACGGTTGCCTTGAGCGGCGATGGCGGCGACGAGACGTTCGGCGGCTACGATTTCCGGTACGTCCCCCACGGCCTCGAGGCCGCGGCGCGGCACCTCATTCCCGGCGGCCAACTGGGCACCGCGGGGGAGTGGCTGGGATCGGTGTGGCCGCGGCACGTGCCGCGCCCGCTGCGGCTCGGGACGACGCTGCAGAACCTGTCACGCGACCCGGCGGTTTCCTATTACATGGATCTCTGCTTCCTCAAGCCGGCGGCCGTGTCCCGGCTGCTCGGCTGGGCTCCCGGTACGCCGCTCACCGACAGCCCCGCGCTCGCGGCGGTGACCGACGCCTATCGGCGCTGCCCCGCGAGCGATGCGGTGCTCAAGGCGCAGTACGCGGATCTGAAGATCTATCTGCCGAACGACGTGCTCGTGAAGGTGGACCGCATGAGCATGGCGCACAGCCTCGAGGTGCGCTGCCCGCTGCTCGACCGGCGCGTGGTCGAAGCGGCGTTCAGGATCCCGACGTCGCGCAAGATGCCGCGCCTCGCGCCGAAGTACCTGCTGCGCGAGATCGCGCGCCGGCGCCTCCCGCGCCAGATCGCCGGTCTGCGCAAGCATGGCTTCACCGCGCCGGTCGCCGAATGGCTGCGCGGCCGGTACGCGGCCCGCTTCCGCGACGAGGTCCTGACGTCACGTTCGCTGGTGCTCGGCCTGCTCGATCTGGCCGAGGTCCGCCGGCTGTTCGACGAGCACTGCCGCGGCGCCGCCGACCATTCCTACGCGCTGTGGGCGGTATGGATGCTCGAGCGCTGGAGCCGCCTGTCGTCGGCGACGCTGGGAGCGCCCGCGGCCAGCGCGATGGCGCCCGGATTGAGGCGGGCGGCACTGTGA
- a CDS encoding glycosyltransferase, with product MQSAALARSAAAVPVAHAHVRAARVRVMHVVLSLDPGGTERLVLDLVGRLEAEAESVVCCLDSRGRWGAALAQDGVPVYALGRRPGFDGPLGWRIAALAARHDVSVLHCHHYSPFVYGRLAAMLRSGLRVVFTEHGRLSDAGPSRKRRWINPFLSRLPARIFAVSEDLRNHMVAEGIAPRRVRVLYNGIDPGRPTTRALRRAARALLGLPEHATVVGTVARLDAVKDLGTLIQGFAALPAAGQDDLLVIAGDGPELESLREQCRAAGVGGRVRFVGHQSDVRAILPAFDAYANSSVHEGVSLTILEAMAASLPVVATRVGGTPEVIVDGETGVLVPPRAPRAIARALASVLARPDRGQRLGEAGRFRVEAHFHIDQMLAAYLREYEAGG from the coding sequence ATGCAGTCTGCCGCGTTGGCTCGGTCGGCGGCGGCCGTTCCGGTTGCGCACGCGCACGTGCGGGCAGCCAGGGTGCGTGTCATGCACGTCGTGCTCAGCCTCGACCCGGGCGGCACCGAGCGCCTCGTCCTCGATCTCGTCGGCCGTCTCGAGGCCGAGGCCGAATCCGTCGTGTGCTGCCTGGACTCGCGAGGCCGATGGGGCGCGGCGCTCGCGCAGGACGGGGTGCCCGTTTACGCGCTCGGGCGGCGGCCCGGATTCGACGGCCCTCTCGGCTGGCGGATCGCGGCGCTCGCCGCGCGCCACGACGTCAGCGTCCTCCACTGTCATCATTACTCGCCGTTCGTGTACGGGAGGCTGGCGGCGATGCTGCGTTCCGGCCTCCGCGTCGTGTTCACCGAGCACGGCCGGCTCTCGGATGCCGGCCCCTCCCGGAAGCGGCGGTGGATCAACCCGTTCCTCTCGAGGCTGCCGGCGCGCATCTTCGCGGTCTCCGAGGACCTGCGCAACCACATGGTGGCGGAGGGGATTGCGCCGCGCCGCGTTCGCGTCCTCTATAACGGCATCGATCCCGGGCGGCCGACGACTCGCGCGCTGCGGCGCGCCGCCCGCGCCCTGCTCGGGCTCCCGGAACACGCGACGGTCGTCGGCACGGTCGCGCGGCTGGACGCCGTCAAAGATCTCGGCACGTTGATCCAGGGATTCGCCGCGCTGCCTGCCGCGGGCCAGGACGACCTGCTCGTCATCGCCGGCGACGGGCCGGAGCTGGAGTCGCTGCGGGAGCAGTGCCGCGCTGCGGGGGTCGGCGGCCGCGTCAGGTTTGTCGGCCACCAGAGCGACGTCCGCGCGATCCTGCCCGCCTTCGACGCGTACGCGAACTCGTCGGTGCACGAAGGCGTGTCGCTGACGATTCTCGAGGCGATGGCTGCGTCGCTGCCCGTCGTGGCCACGCGGGTCGGCGGCACTCCCGAAGTGATCGTCGACGGCGAAACCGGCGTCCTGGTGCCGCCGCGCGCGCCGCGCGCGATCGCGCGCGCGCTGGCCTCGGTCCTCGCGCGTCCGGACCGCGGGCAGCGCCTGGGAGAGGCCGGGCGGTTTCGGGTCGAAGCCCACTTTCACATCGACCAGATGCTCGCCGCATACCTGCGCGAGTACGAGGCGGGCGGCTGA